The following nucleotide sequence is from Nitrososphaerota archaeon.
TTTAAAGTACGGGTAAGTTATGGTCGTTGAAAGTGCTATGAAGATTACGCCCAAGATTGCCAAGAATAGTGTATTTCTATTTTTCCGAATAAGCAACGTGGAATATGCAATTACTGTCGTAAGAGCAAGCGAGAAGTAGAAAAGTGGTTGAGTGTATATGGGAAACCAAGCCCATGCATATTCTAACCCAACTATGCTATACGTCAGGCTATTTCTGCTTGCAAAGAAAGTCAGAGATTGTAACTTCTGCTGATTGGCAGTAATATTGGGGTCTAAAGTTATCGGGTTGATGCCCACATTTGCAAGCGAACTACTATGGATATTGTAATATAGGAAGGGGATGACGAAGTAGGACATCGAAACGAAGGAAAGTACAAGGCATACCACTAGAAAACTAACATTTCGTCCTACATACCCTGAGCGCAGGGATATTACCAATGTGTAGAGGATTATTAGTGTTGGTATGAATACGACAGAGTAAAAAGTTGTGGCTGCGAATGAAAACCAAATAGAGAACAGGATCGCATATTTGTACCACTTTGATGAATTCATGCCTTTTATGAAAATTGCAAGTGCTATTGGCGCGGTTCCGGTAGTAATACTCATAATATTATCACTAAATGGGTCTCCGGACGGAGCAAATTGATACAGTACTGACGCGCACAGTTTGGCTACCAGAGAACTATTCGAATTACTTTTGTCAATTGTTGATAGGAGAATAAACATACCGATCCCCCGGAGCAACCATGGAAGAATGTAGATGAGTCGATTCTGAGCGAGCACCGAGAGACCGAGTACACTCCCAACGTATTGTAAACCATAACCCACAAAGCCGCCCAACACGCCAGTGTTTTGAGTACCAAAATTCGCCCAGACAGAATTAATCGCAGAGATTGAATCCCAAAAGGCGTCTACCGGATAAAAATTGAAAATATTGTCCCAATAGGACCATATGCCCCTACCGAACAATCCAAGCCTAAACCAAGGTATAAGCGCTAAGATGACTAATGTAAGGCAGCAAAGTATATTGCGCGATAGTTGTAAGGTTTTCTTTGAGTCCCTCAATCGAATGCACGCAAAATGTGGTATCCTTCAGAATCAGCAGGGTATAAAAGTTGCGTTTGAGTAGATCAATACTTTCCAAAAAAGATAATCTCCGATTGTAGGTGAACTTGGAACATGTGCAGTCCTGACGTTTAGACCTTGAATGATTTGCGCTCAACGCCACGCGACTTCCTCTATCGCTCGAAGCAATGAGGGTGAATCACGCTCCCGAAGAGCCAATTCAAATCCCGCCCGGCCCATTCGATGGGCAACTTCTGGGTTCCTCATCAGGAAAGAGACAGCATTTGCAACCGCCTCGGGAGTTTCCTGAACAAAAAGACAGCAGTCTCTAAACTCTGGGTGTTCCCTAAGTGTTGATGAGTTTCCGACTAAAGCAACAATACCGTTCTCCAAATACGATTTGACTTTGTTGGGATAAGCGTAATTAGAGTAGTTTAGTTTTCCTCCACTAAAAATCGCAACACCGCATAATGCCCTTTGGAGTTCCCGCTGAAGCTCCTTCAAATCAATAAATCCCTTGACATCCAGTTGCTCTTGAATACCTAATTTTGTCGCCATCTGCTCAATCTGTGGAAAAACGGTGTCATCGACCGGTGCTCCAAACAACTTTAATGTCGGATACTGGATAGTATTCGGTAATCTTGAAAGCGCTTCCAAAATAACATCGATTCCTGCATCCAACCTTATGGATCCAATATATACTATTGTAGGTTTGCTCATATCAGGAGGCAAATCCATCACTGGAAAATATAACGGAGGAATTACATCTACCACTTTTGAATTAGAACATGATGTTTGTAGTGCTTTTCTCTTTAAGGCATACGTGTAACACCAAATCGTGTCCGCTTCTTTGTAGGCCATTTCTTCCACTTTAGACTTGAGATTTGCCGTAACTTGTTCGATTGTGCTGTGACTGTTATTTTGGGGAAAGAAATCCCCAACGTAGTATACAAGTTTTCTGATTGCCTTAAGTTTACGGAAAGGCGTCATAAGCAAAGTGGAAGCAGAACCAGCACAAATAGCAACATCGCTGAATATTGCTTTCGAGGAGATCAGCTGACTTATAATCGTTAGGAGCCAAGCCAAAAAGAAGAGGTATCTAGCGGGATTTCTCTGTCCCGGCGTTCTTGGAAGGCGCCGTCTTGAAACCCTGATTCGCCGATTTGCCGAAGAGTAACAGAGTATAGAGTCGTCTTCAGCAAGCCCGATCACAGTAACCATGGCGAACCTTCTAATTAAAACTTCGAAAATTGATCCGATCTCATTCTTCTTTGGAGTTATGTACAGAATCCTGAGGTTGCTTTTCTTTGAATTAGTGTGATCCCGATCAGCTCGTGGTTGCATCCTCTTTTCACCGCTCCTAATTCCGGTATATTCGTCCTCTCGAACAGTGTATTACTAAACTTTGTTGTCTCTCAACGATGCTCTGTTTCCTTATGGGGAGCGTTCTCATTCAGACAATATGTGGCTGAAGATGATTATCCGGGAGAGATAAAAGATTGAACCGCTTCAACAGGGGAAAGAGTCAATCTGCAACAGTGGAGTGTATCCACTCAATTTAAGTCGCTTACAACTCTAGCCCGAACTGTAAAATGTAGTACCAAGCAGACCAAGGATTTCAGAAGCCCATTAAAGTTGATAGCGCAAGGGTACCAAATTACTTTGCCGAAGCGAGTTAAGTCTAAAGGCAATCGAGGAAGGAATAAACCTCCGCGGCCCTTTTCTTCCAATCCCATTCGAGAGAGAGTTCGATTGCTTCATTTCTCTTTTTCGAATAGAATTCTTTGTCATCGAGAAGTCTCAGAATGTTATTGGCAAATGCATTTAGATCCTTTAGCGGAGCCTTAACTAGACCTTTTGGATAATACGTTTTCAGATGTTCGAGATCGAAGGAGACTGCAGGAAGTCCGCATGCCATAGCCTCCCCTGTAGCCATGCCCCCGCTTCCATATGTCGAAGGGTATAGGAACATTTTGCTCGATTTGAAAATCCTGATCTTTTCGGGGCCATCCAAGAAGCCGAATATTTCAATCTTATCCTCCAATCCAAGTTCCGATATACGATTTCTGACTTCAATTTCGTATTGTGGATAAGTACCCTCGACCCCAGCCCCTATCATTGCGAGCCTTGCCGGTCTCTTGTCACAAACAAGTTTCCAGATATCTATCAAGTAGAGTACACCTTTCTGAGGGTGGAACCGACCCAAGAATACAGCATCATACTTCTTTTCCATAGGCTCAGGAATGAGCGCCGGTGTATCGATATCGACTCCACCTCGAACCGCCACCACCTTGCTGGGTGGCAACCGTCCGGAGATGAATCTGGGTCTATCAGGTTCGCTGGTCACAAAGACCGCGTCAGAATACCTACGTATGATGATTCTTGCAATTTTCTGAGTTAGGTAGTACACGACATGCTCAAAACGAGGGAGCCTTAGTCTGCTTGTCGGATCAAATCTCCTATAGACCAAGTCAAGTGTAACCGAAAGGTAATACCCAGCAACCCATTTAGCACCTCTAAATCGCAATTTCATGATTAATGAAGGGATGAGGTCAGGCCAAAAGTCTGATGAAGAATATATTATTGTTCGGCGCGGATCGCTTGGCTTGCTGTATCTGATCGTGTTAACTATTCCAGATAGTATCCGTCCAACATAGTGTGCGTGAAAACCGAATTGCCGGAACTTACTTGCCGGCCACACCACGTAAGATACACCTGTGAGGTTATTATCTCTGCACATCTGAAGACCATCTTCGCACACATTCAACGTGA
It contains:
- a CDS encoding glycosyltransferase; amino-acid sequence: MQPRADRDHTNSKKSNLRILYITPKKNEIGSIFEVLIRRFAMVTVIGLAEDDSILCYSSANRRIRVSRRRLPRTPGQRNPARYLFFLAWLLTIISQLISSKAIFSDVAICAGSASTLLMTPFRKLKAIRKLVYYVGDFFPQNNSHSTIEQVTANLKSKVEEMAYKEADTIWCYTYALKRKALQTSCSNSKVVDVIPPLYFPVMDLPPDMSKPTIVYIGSIRLDAGIDVILEALSRLPNTIQYPTLKLFGAPVDDTVFPQIEQMATKLGIQEQLDVKGFIDLKELQRELQRALCGVAIFSGGKLNYSNYAYPNKVKSYLENGIVALVGNSSTLREHPEFRDCCLFVQETPEAVANAVSFLMRNPEVAHRMGRAGFELALRERDSPSLLRAIEEVAWR
- a CDS encoding glycosyltransferase family 4 protein is translated as MSLASNRTPLTIYINANAAILTTGKGLSGSDRIFIEWARQWAKMGRVTLNVCEDGLQMCRDNNLTGVSYVVWPASKFRQFGFHAHYVGRILSGIVNTIRYSKPSDPRRTIIYSSSDFWPDLIPSLIMKLRFRGAKWVAGYYLSVTLDLVYRRFDPTSRLRLPRFEHVVYYLTQKIARIIIRRYSDAVFVTSEPDRPRFISGRLPPSKVVAVRGGVDIDTPALIPEPMEKKYDAVFLGRFHPQKGVLYLIDIWKLVCDKRPARLAMIGAGVEGTYPQYEIEVRNRISELGLEDKIEIFGFLDGPEKIRIFKSSKMFLYPSTYGSGGMATGEAMACGLPAVSFDLEHLKTYYPKGLVKAPLKDLNAFANNILRLLDDKEFYSKKRNEAIELSLEWDWKKRAAEVYSFLDCL